The Cohnella abietis genome has a segment encoding these proteins:
- a CDS encoding MFS transporter: MSTLHHLSKFQRWLVLAIVSSALFLIVIDMTVLYTALPTLTYDLAATASEKLWIVNIYPLVIAGLLPGLGTLGDRVGHKRLFVIGLAIFGIASLVAAYAPIPLVLIAARALLAVGGAMMMPATLSIIRTTFVDERERSLAFGIWASVSSGGAGIGPLIGGLLLEHYWWGSVFLINIPIVIIALILAIFLIPNRKMNGSKPWDLIGSVQIMTGLVGIVYAIKEISRRQGSYEVGLISAVIGIIALILFVRRQRKSATPLIDFALFRDPRFTTGVVTALLSCFALIGMELIVTQRLQLVLGYSPLEAGLFIIFAPIASFISGILIGLLSHRANKMKVQWICLLVAGSGMGMLLLVHNGNMLPQVTALMIMGAGLGGAMTAASHSIMINAPVEKAGMAASIEEVSFELGGALGVALLGSLSSFVYTASFVLPEGLAVSPVVRDSLDEALRIARDLPAATGSTLVEIAKTAFNKSFSVVLAAAAMILVIASCIIAVIAQLTKARGNTN; the protein is encoded by the coding sequence ATGTCTACACTTCATCATCTTTCCAAATTTCAACGCTGGTTAGTGCTTGCAATTGTGTCCAGCGCACTGTTTCTAATCGTTATTGACATGACAGTCCTGTATACGGCCCTTCCGACTCTAACCTATGATCTTGCTGCTACTGCTTCGGAGAAGCTTTGGATAGTTAACATTTACCCACTAGTAATCGCTGGTCTTCTGCCGGGCTTAGGTACACTAGGAGATCGTGTTGGGCATAAAAGGCTTTTCGTTATCGGACTAGCCATCTTTGGGATTGCTTCACTGGTTGCCGCGTACGCGCCGATACCACTTGTACTTATTGCTGCCCGCGCCCTGCTTGCTGTCGGCGGTGCCATGATGATGCCAGCAACACTTTCCATTATTCGAACTACTTTTGTGGATGAGCGGGAGCGTTCACTAGCCTTTGGTATTTGGGCTTCTGTCTCATCTGGCGGAGCTGGGATCGGTCCACTCATTGGTGGCTTATTGCTGGAGCATTATTGGTGGGGGTCGGTATTCCTCATTAACATTCCAATCGTTATTATCGCGCTGATCTTAGCTATCTTTCTTATCCCTAACAGGAAAATGAATGGGAGCAAACCATGGGATTTAATCGGTTCTGTCCAAATTATGACGGGATTGGTTGGTATCGTGTATGCGATTAAGGAAATCAGCAGACGTCAAGGCTCTTATGAAGTGGGTTTGATTTCTGCCGTAATTGGAATCATAGCTCTAATCTTATTCGTGCGCCGCCAGCGCAAAAGCGCTACTCCTTTGATTGATTTTGCCCTATTTAGAGATCCAAGATTTACTACAGGGGTAGTAACGGCTCTACTGTCTTGCTTCGCTCTAATTGGGATGGAATTAATCGTCACACAGCGGCTTCAGCTTGTACTTGGCTATTCTCCCCTAGAGGCGGGACTATTTATTATTTTCGCTCCGATAGCCTCCTTTATCTCAGGCATACTTATCGGTCTGCTATCTCATCGTGCGAATAAGATGAAGGTACAGTGGATCTGTTTATTGGTGGCCGGCTCGGGGATGGGTATGCTATTGCTGGTTCATAACGGAAATATGCTGCCACAGGTCACAGCTTTAATGATTATGGGAGCAGGTCTTGGGGGAGCAATGACTGCCGCCTCTCATTCCATTATGATTAATGCCCCAGTGGAAAAGGCAGGCATGGCCGCGTCTATTGAGGAAGTTTCATTCGAGCTCGGTGGGGCTTTAGGAGTTGCGCTTCTTGGCAGTCTGTCTTCTTTCGTCTATACCGCTTCTTTTGTTCTTCCTGAAGGACTAGCCGTCTCGCCAGTAGTTCGGGACAGCCTCGATGAAGCACTTAGAATTGCCAGAGATCTGCCCGCTGCCACTGGCTCCACTCTCGTAGAAATAGCAAAAACCGCTTTTAACAAATCATTTTCCGTTGTCCTTGCGGCTGCAGCAATGATTCTCGTCATCGCTTCATGCATAATCGCCGTCATAGCACAGCTTACAAAAGCTCGGGGAAACACTAATTAA
- a CDS encoding MerR family transcriptional regulator, with product MSKDYDQYFTTSEFAKVCGVTKHTLFHYDDIGILKPEIVKENGYRYYSYLQFFTFDIIAVLKETGTSLQEIKEYINNQNTSHFLSILKQKQQQLVEEQRKLERMNSLLLGAIHNTDLALHATYGEPWVEECEEQYFIATRLSKESGEKDYARKIAAIFDYCKEHHIDYDFPIGSIISKSHVEEGVYDPDYFCNRISVKHEGELLYIKPKGKYMVMNHKGSHESLPASYEKLKTYIADSDFVITGDAYEYELLSYLAVGDPDKYVIQIAIQI from the coding sequence ATGTCTAAGGATTATGATCAATATTTTACGACTAGTGAATTTGCTAAGGTTTGCGGTGTTACGAAGCATACGTTGTTCCACTACGATGACATTGGAATATTGAAGCCTGAGATTGTTAAAGAAAACGGCTATCGCTATTATTCTTACCTACAGTTTTTTACTTTCGACATTATTGCGGTTTTGAAGGAGACTGGAACATCGTTACAAGAGATTAAGGAATATATAAATAATCAAAATACATCGCATTTTTTATCCATACTCAAGCAAAAGCAGCAACAGCTCGTTGAAGAGCAAAGAAAGCTCGAGCGAATGAACAGTCTTTTGTTAGGTGCTATTCATAATACAGATCTTGCGCTTCATGCTACATACGGAGAGCCTTGGGTTGAAGAGTGTGAGGAACAATATTTTATTGCGACTCGGCTTTCTAAGGAGAGCGGGGAAAAGGATTATGCACGTAAAATAGCTGCGATCTTTGATTATTGCAAGGAGCACCATATTGATTATGATTTTCCTATTGGATCGATTATCTCCAAAAGTCATGTAGAGGAAGGGGTCTATGATCCCGATTATTTCTGCAATAGGATTAGCGTTAAGCATGAAGGAGAGCTACTTTATATTAAGCCAAAGGGAAAATATATGGTGATGAATCACAAGGGATCGCACGAAAGCTTGCCTGCATCTTATGAGAAGCTGAAGACTTATATTGCCGATAGCGATTTTGTTATTACGGGCGACGCATACGAATATGAGCTACTTAGTTATTTGGCTGTTGGTGATCCAGACAAGTATGTTATTCAAATTGCTATCCAAATCTGA
- a CDS encoding AraC family transcriptional regulator produces the protein MLANEYASRTDDQLLSRKWFKLMKIESVLYSGNYWSFKREIVERNLFIIATGERDRVVIDGHPVMTYPGMVLACKPGQQVEIGVSSEDGHMLYLLYYEMGSLNDDRGNEQIHKDGLDLWEAECQLPSAVKICETILRYWQSANPAEGMHAQAAFHELLALLIEGQVTLEALARVKAEIDHYYSEDISIDRLAALSGTSRYHLMRMFKERYDKSIVEYIREVRLHHAKQLMLEPERSIGQIASQVGFQSEHYFRTVFKKQVGIAPAIYLRNRKRRIAAYSWPILGQLLPLQTIPYTAPLDHYWTDEYSRKYSSDVVVPLGHNYEFNRNALLMAKPACIIGLNSTISPEEEAKLNQIAPVLLLPWMENDWRTHLRLVGDFLNLGNEAEQWQEQYDRKAAMIRESVRSIVNEDKILVLKIAGGSLFIWGREAMTVLYDDLQLTPASHVTGIKWYESIDLERLSGCDADRIVVNIDGDAESQELWHSLQRSEHWKDLKATRKGTIHIQSGHPSWVYPWTENTALNHERFLDAAQRMFLCAQR, from the coding sequence ATGCTTGCTAATGAATATGCTTCACGGACTGATGACCAGCTGCTGAGCCGCAAATGGTTCAAGCTAATGAAAATAGAAAGTGTCCTTTATAGCGGTAATTACTGGTCATTCAAAAGAGAAATTGTGGAGAGAAATCTATTCATTATAGCGACTGGAGAGCGGGACCGTGTTGTTATTGATGGACATCCCGTTATGACTTATCCAGGAATGGTATTGGCTTGCAAGCCAGGGCAACAGGTGGAGATAGGGGTATCATCGGAAGACGGACATATGCTTTATCTTCTTTATTATGAGATGGGTAGTCTGAACGACGATCGGGGAAATGAACAAATTCACAAAGACGGGCTGGATCTGTGGGAAGCAGAATGCCAGCTTCCTTCTGCTGTGAAGATATGTGAGACTATTCTTCGTTACTGGCAAAGTGCGAATCCTGCTGAAGGAATGCACGCTCAAGCAGCTTTTCATGAACTGCTGGCCTTATTAATCGAGGGGCAGGTTACGTTGGAAGCTCTAGCTAGAGTGAAAGCGGAAATCGACCATTATTATAGTGAAGATATATCCATTGACCGTTTGGCCGCATTATCGGGTACAAGCCGGTATCATTTAATGAGAATGTTCAAGGAACGTTATGATAAGAGCATTGTGGAGTACATTAGGGAAGTGCGGCTTCATCATGCAAAACAGCTCATGCTTGAACCAGAGCGTTCGATAGGTCAAATTGCCAGTCAGGTAGGTTTTCAGAGCGAGCATTACTTCCGGACTGTGTTCAAGAAGCAGGTTGGTATCGCCCCTGCGATTTATCTCCGAAATCGAAAACGCAGAATAGCTGCTTACAGCTGGCCGATTCTCGGACAGCTATTGCCCCTGCAAACGATCCCTTATACTGCGCCACTCGATCACTATTGGACAGATGAATATAGCCGGAAATATAGTAGCGATGTTGTAGTTCCACTTGGTCATAATTATGAATTTAACCGCAATGCACTTCTTATGGCTAAGCCAGCCTGTATCATTGGGCTGAACAGCACGATCTCACCAGAGGAAGAAGCCAAGCTTAACCAAATTGCGCCTGTCCTGTTGCTGCCCTGGATGGAAAATGATTGGCGGACCCATCTTCGTCTGGTGGGTGACTTTCTGAATTTGGGGAATGAAGCGGAACAATGGCAGGAGCAATATGACCGGAAAGCGGCAATGATCAGAGAAAGTGTCAGGAGCATTGTTAATGAGGATAAGATACTTGTTCTGAAAATAGCTGGTGGTAGCTTGTTTATTTGGGGACGTGAAGCGATGACCGTTCTATATGATGATTTGCAACTGACACCAGCCTCTCACGTTACGGGAATCAAATGGTATGAATCTATCGACTTAGAGCGATTGAGTGGCTGTGATGCTGATAGAATTGTCGTTAACATTGATGGGGATGCTGAATCGCAGGAGCTATGGCATTCGCTGCAGAGATCGGAGCACTGGAAAGATCTGAAAGCTACACGTAAGGGTACAATACATATTCAGTCTGGGCATCCATCATGGGTGTACCCATGGACGGAGAATACGGCTCTTAATCATGAGCGATTTCTAGATGCTGCGCAACGTATGTTTTTGTGCGCTCAGCGCTAA
- a CDS encoding AraC family transcriptional regulator produces the protein MNSRGVAISMVYPIMKIIVNKGFDTELYCKFASFDPQLLQDVDARISAEELERLMIVAANYTQDHYFGLHQGQLMEFVDMGILGYVMLHSKTIVDALTAYQRYNAILYSGFNLEWEINGEDVLIRLFLIHSKQMSRHCVEDMASSLYQMIGKLSNRPISLHEIEFTHDAPEDTGPYMSAFGIIPKFGSKENSLRLSKDVLNFPVMYSDIKLLGVFETIAQETMRELNQNNVWSNQVVRWIKQSMPSFFPTLQQTAESFGMSTRALQYKLKEENTTYVELSTQVRKELAMGLLRKREYSVGDIAYVLHFSEPSAFQSAFKKWTGLTPGQYRSNVKGK, from the coding sequence TTGAATAGTAGAGGGGTTGCCATCTCAATGGTATATCCGATCATGAAGATAATCGTTAATAAAGGCTTCGACACTGAGCTGTACTGCAAATTTGCTTCGTTCGATCCCCAACTGCTGCAAGATGTGGATGCTCGTATCTCTGCTGAGGAATTGGAACGGTTAATGATCGTGGCAGCTAATTATACTCAGGATCATTACTTTGGCTTGCATCAGGGACAGCTCATGGAATTCGTAGATATGGGCATTCTGGGGTATGTGATGCTGCATTCGAAAACAATCGTGGATGCTCTAACCGCTTATCAAAGGTACAATGCGATTTTGTATAGTGGATTCAATCTAGAGTGGGAAATAAATGGGGAAGATGTCCTTATTCGGTTATTCTTAATACATTCCAAGCAGATGTCCCGTCATTGTGTGGAGGATATGGCCAGCTCCTTGTATCAAATGATTGGCAAACTAAGTAATCGGCCAATTTCCTTACATGAGATTGAGTTTACACATGATGCACCTGAGGATACTGGTCCCTATATGTCGGCATTCGGGATTATCCCCAAATTCGGCAGTAAGGAAAATAGCTTGCGGTTGAGCAAGGACGTTTTGAATTTTCCAGTTATGTATTCTGATATAAAGCTGCTAGGGGTATTCGAGACTATTGCACAGGAAACAATGAGAGAATTGAACCAAAATAACGTATGGTCAAATCAGGTCGTTCGTTGGATCAAGCAAAGCATGCCTTCTTTCTTTCCAACTCTACAGCAAACGGCTGAATCGTTCGGTATGAGTACGAGAGCGCTCCAGTACAAATTAAAGGAAGAAAACACCACATATGTTGAGTTATCAACTCAAGTTCGTAAGGAGCTAGCAATGGGGCTATTAAGGAAACGGGAGTATTCAGTAGGGGATATCGCTTATGTGCTACATTTTTCAGAGCCAAGTGCCTTTCAGAGTGCTTTTAAGAAGTGGACAGGGCTAACGCCAGGGCAATATCGTTCAAATGTAAAAGGGAAATAA
- a CDS encoding ABC transporter substrate-binding protein: MHQEVSIVEGPRKARRKQGLLSTTLLLTLVFTLILTACGSNSSNSNASEQPSSAQATQENNAPETSTPDVQEEQTRQVKHEYGESTIPAHPKRIVSIGLEDILLSLDVPLVQAFSSDGYYLDKQLKEKGIATNNSFDINVEAIMSADPDLIIINKYVTDEQGYEKLSKVAPTIGYIRDDWQQSLKDIGVALGKEEQAGAVLKTYQDKLSQAKASIVQAVGENKTVAFIRPTTKNVELDFPEWSWTSVLYNDLGLKPDAKVLEFQKNTEDTWGGTMLSTEALPQLTADYLFLDYGASLSNEDDFKQQVAQSEEVEKLNVWKAIPAVKNGQAHKVSARHWALSGPIADSLKVDDVLQALQIK, from the coding sequence ATGCATCAAGAAGTATCTATCGTTGAAGGTCCGAGAAAGGCACGTCGCAAACAAGGTTTATTATCAACTACATTATTGTTAACCTTGGTATTTACTCTTATATTGACCGCTTGTGGATCAAATTCCAGCAATAGCAATGCAAGCGAGCAGCCTTCCTCAGCTCAAGCGACTCAAGAGAATAATGCACCAGAGACATCCACACCAGATGTACAAGAAGAACAGACAAGGCAAGTTAAGCATGAGTACGGAGAGTCGACTATACCTGCGCACCCTAAGCGCATTGTATCCATTGGATTGGAAGATATTTTGTTGTCACTTGATGTACCGCTCGTACAAGCTTTCAGCTCGGACGGTTATTATTTGGACAAGCAGCTTAAGGAAAAGGGGATTGCCACCAATAACTCCTTTGACATCAATGTTGAGGCGATTATGTCAGCAGATCCTGATCTAATCATTATCAATAAATATGTGACTGATGAGCAAGGCTACGAGAAGCTAAGCAAGGTTGCGCCTACTATTGGCTACATTCGTGACGACTGGCAGCAGTCGCTAAAAGATATTGGTGTTGCTCTAGGTAAAGAGGAGCAAGCAGGCGCTGTACTTAAGACTTATCAGGACAAATTAAGCCAGGCCAAAGCAAGCATCGTGCAAGCTGTTGGTGAAAATAAGACTGTAGCTTTTATTCGCCCGACAACGAAAAATGTAGAATTGGATTTTCCAGAGTGGTCTTGGACGTCCGTCCTTTATAACGATCTTGGACTAAAACCGGATGCTAAGGTATTGGAGTTTCAGAAAAATACCGAGGACACTTGGGGCGGCACAATGCTTTCTACAGAGGCGCTTCCGCAATTAACGGCTGATTACTTATTTTTAGATTATGGTGCTTCCCTTTCCAATGAAGATGACTTTAAGCAGCAAGTCGCTCAATCAGAGGAAGTGGAAAAGCTGAATGTTTGGAAAGCTATTCCTGCTGTGAAGAATGGGCAAGCTCATAAAGTATCAGCCCGACATTGGGCGTTATCCGGCCCAATCGCCGACAGCCTGAAGGTTGACGATGTGTTGCAGGCACTTCAAATCAAATAG
- a CDS encoding NAD(P)H-dependent oxidoreductase codes for MEAKILIITGHPTPQSFCSALSDAYMEGALSSKAQVRTIDLSKIEFNPNLKFGYHQRTELEDSLKEAQELISWANHLVFVYPTWWGAMPAILKGFIDRVFLPGFAFKYRKNSPLWDKLLTGKSAHLIVTMDTPSWYYRLIYRRAGHSVMKRNILQFCGISPVRITEIGPVKSLSDVLRVKWLDKVKRLGSKLA; via the coding sequence ATGGAAGCAAAAATACTCATAATAACTGGGCATCCGACTCCTCAAAGCTTCTGCTCAGCCTTGTCTGACGCTTATATGGAAGGAGCCTTAAGCAGCAAAGCACAGGTGCGGACCATCGATCTAAGTAAAATAGAATTTAATCCGAACCTGAAATTCGGATACCATCAACGAACTGAGCTAGAGGATTCCTTGAAAGAAGCGCAGGAGCTCATTAGCTGGGCTAATCACCTTGTCTTTGTATATCCCACATGGTGGGGGGCAATGCCTGCCATTTTGAAGGGCTTTATAGATCGTGTCTTCCTTCCTGGCTTTGCTTTCAAATACCGTAAAAATTCTCCCCTATGGGATAAGCTTCTTACCGGTAAATCAGCGCATTTAATCGTCACAATGGACACCCCGTCATGGTATTACCGATTAATATACAGACGTGCTGGACATAGCGTGATGAAACGAAATATTTTGCAATTTTGCGGGATCAGTCCTGTACGAATCACAGAGATTGGTCCTGTTAAGTCTTTATCAGATGTGCTCCGCGTTAAGTGGCTAGACAAGGTAAAGCGACTCGGATCAAAGCTTGCCTAA
- a CDS encoding Gfo/Idh/MocA family protein — protein MSEATLCFIGAGFHASTNIYPSAIEAGAEIIAIATRELVRSQAALQRFGSKGNAYDDYRLMLQQERCDGVIVVAQPQDQPSLVLDCIKAGKNVFVDKPLGWNAEEAAQIAHAAEQAGVVLMVGFMKRFAPVYEKLKELISGQTLGSARSFEVKFAVDTTPFCKDEEQFIKLAAIHIVDLVRHLFGEVSQVAGFSNSQDELISQCISLKFDNGIVGSLYFSGMSAWSRESEGLLVTFDHGFAHAEDINKLTIHHSLQSNALPWQSLAENDTVLVPSASAMSGGLRDLYLRGFVGEISHFMTCCTKGVTPRSGGRDNIATMELCDSILSALN, from the coding sequence ATGAGTGAAGCAACATTGTGTTTTATTGGCGCCGGATTTCACGCATCGACCAATATTTATCCCTCAGCTATTGAAGCGGGAGCAGAAATCATCGCCATCGCAACGAGGGAGTTAGTCAGATCCCAAGCAGCGCTTCAGCGCTTCGGAAGCAAAGGCAATGCTTATGACGATTACAGGTTGATGCTACAGCAGGAGCGCTGTGACGGAGTTATTGTCGTAGCTCAGCCCCAAGATCAGCCATCTCTTGTATTGGATTGTATTAAAGCTGGAAAAAATGTATTCGTGGACAAGCCTCTCGGCTGGAATGCTGAGGAAGCGGCTCAAATAGCACATGCAGCCGAGCAAGCCGGCGTAGTGCTTATGGTCGGATTTATGAAGCGTTTTGCTCCAGTTTATGAGAAGCTTAAGGAACTGATCTCCGGTCAAACATTGGGCTCAGCACGTTCCTTCGAAGTAAAATTCGCAGTAGACACGACCCCATTTTGCAAAGATGAAGAACAATTCATTAAGCTGGCCGCGATTCATATTGTTGATCTTGTTCGTCATTTATTTGGCGAAGTTTCACAAGTGGCTGGATTTTCAAACAGTCAAGATGAGTTGATCTCTCAATGTATTTCTTTGAAATTTGACAATGGTATCGTTGGTAGCCTGTATTTTTCCGGCATGAGCGCATGGTCCCGCGAAAGTGAAGGACTGCTCGTCACCTTTGATCATGGCTTTGCACACGCAGAAGATATCAATAAACTGACGATACATCACTCCTTACAATCCAACGCATTGCCATGGCAATCACTTGCAGAGAATGACACTGTTCTTGTTCCTTCTGCCTCGGCTATGTCAGGCGGATTGAGGGATCTATATTTGCGAGGCTTCGTTGGGGAAATATCACATTTTATGACCTGCTGCACGAAAGGGGTTACCCCACGTTCAGGAGGTCGCGACAATATTGCCACGATGGAATTGTGTGACAGCATCCTGTCAGCGCTGAATTAA